The following are from one region of the Corylus avellana chromosome ca1, CavTom2PMs-1.0 genome:
- the LOC132169720 gene encoding auxin-responsive protein SAUR68-like, which translates to MISAKKLITMARRWQKVTNIKRKRITFPRSTGKGHFVMYTADQRRFVLPLEYLNKEIFKELFRMAEEVFGLPRNGPIKLPCDAASMEYVIAMIQHNIEQNLEKALAIAIETGCCPSCSYGAPDPPNQQTLICSF; encoded by the coding sequence ATGATCAGTGCTAAGAAGCTCATCACAATGGCAAGGAGGTGGCAAAAGGTCACCAATatcaagagaaaaagaatcacATTTCCAAGATCCACTGGAAAGGGTCACTTTGTTATGTACACTGCTGACCAGAGACGCTTTGTGCTTCCATTAGAGTATCTTAACAAGGAAATCTTCAAGGAGCTGTTCAGAATGGCAGAAGAGGTGTTTGGGCTGCCGAGAAATGGGCCTATTAAGTTGCCATGTGATGCAGCTTCTATGGAGTATGTAATTGCTATGATCCAACACAATATAGAGCAAAATCTGGAGAAAGCATTGGCCATAGCCATAGAGACGGGTTGCTGCCCATCATGTTCATATGGAGCTCCAGATCCACCTAACCAACAAACACTAATCTGCAGCTTTTGA
- the LOC132169730 gene encoding auxin-responsive protein SAUR68-like gives MISAKKLITMARRWQKVTNIKRKRITFPRSTGKGHFVMYTADQRRFVLPLEYLNKEIFKELFRMAEEVFGLPRNGPIKLPCDAASMEYVIAMIQHNIEHILEKALAIAIETGCCPSCSYGAPDPPNQQTLICSF, from the coding sequence ATGATCAGTGCTAAGAAGCTCATCACAATGGCAAGGAGGTGGCAAAAGGTCACCAATatcaagagaaaaagaatcacATTTCCAAGATCCACTGGAAAGGGTCACTTTGTTATGTACACTGCTGACCAGAGACGCTTTGTGCTTCCATTAGAGTATCTTAACAAGGAAATCTTCAAGGAGCTGTTCAGAATGGCAGAAGAGGTGTTTGGGCTGCCGAGAAATGGGCCTATTAAGTTGCCATGTGATGCAGCTTCTATGGAGTATGTAATTGCTATGATCCAACACAATATAGAGCATATCCTGGAGAAAGCATTGGCCATAGCCATAGAGACGGGTTGCTGCCCATCATGTTCATATGGAGCTCCAGATCCACCTAACCAACAAACACTAATCTGCAGCTTTTGA
- the LOC132167016 gene encoding lysine histidine transporter-like 8, translating to MDEAVERSSTPVTPSPPISAPPSQFHSPSLSRSPLLAADDHPQTEITGKTTPKASRTPRFITPLGSPIRRALHLTKLDPQDAWLPITESRNGNAYYAAFHTLCSGIGIQALVLPVAFTILGWTWGIISLTLAFIWQLYTLYLLVELHESTETGLRYSRYMQLCGATFGDKLMKLLAGFPILYLSAGTCVALIIIGGSTSKMFFQIVCGATCAADPPLTTVEWYLVFTSAAVLLSQLPSLNSIAGVSLIGAITAIGYCTLIWVLSVAKGRLPNVSYNPVQAKTQIAQVFSVLNALGIVAFAFRGHNLILEIQATMPSSEKHPSRVPMWKGVKLAYLLIAMCLFPLSIGGYWAYGQMIPENGGMLTALYSFHGHDTSQFIIGLTSLFVIISAVSSFQIYGMPTFDVMESMYTRRKKQACPWWLRVIFRAKFGYIMFFVAVALPFLGSLAGLIGGIALPVTLAYPCFMWLKIKKPKMYSLRWWLNLGLGVLGMALSGVVTAAGVYVVIETGVKVNFFKPQ from the exons ATGGATGAAGCTGTGGAAAGAAGCTCCACCCCAGTAACACCAAGCCCACCGATTTCAGCCCCTCCGTCACAGTTTCACTCCCCATCTTTGTCTCGATCCCCGCTCCTGGCGGCCGATGACCACCCACAAACCGAAATCACAGGCAAAACCACCCCGAAAGCTTCTCGAACTCCACGGTTCATTACTCCTTTGGGGAGCCCGATCCGGCGGGCTCTCCACCTTACAAAGCTTGACCCTCAAGATGCTTGGCTCCCAATCACCGAGTCCAGAAACGGGAATGCATACTACGCTGCCTTTCACACCCTATGTTCTGGGATTGGGATTCAAGCCCTTGTGCTTCCTGTTGCCTTCACTATTCTAGGGTG GACATGGGGAATCATAAGCTTGACTCTAGCATTCATATGGCAACTTTACACCCTATACTTGCTGGTGGAACTCCATGAATCAACTGAAACCGGCCTGCGCTACAGCAGATATATGCAACTTTGTGGTGCAACTTTTG GTGACAAGCTTATGAAGTTGTTAGCTGGATTTCCAATCCTTTACCTATCAGCAGGCACATGCGTGGCCCTGATCATCATCGGAGGATCGACGTCTAAGATGTTCTTTCAGATTGTGTGCGGGGCCACGTGCGCGGCAGATCCGCCACTAACAACCGTAGAGTGGTACTTGGTGTTTACATCAGCCGCAGTTCTTTTGTCTCAGCTGCCCAGCTTGAACTCCATTGCTGGGGTGTCATTGATAG gtGCTATCACGGCTATCGGGTATTGCACGCTAATATGGGTGCTGTCAGTGGCCAAGGGAAGGCTGCCCAATGTGTCCTACAATCCAGTGCAAGCAAAGACACAAATTGCTCAGGTTTTTAGCGTCCTAAATGCACTTGGAATTGTTGCTTTTGCTTTCAGAGGCCACAATCTTATACTTGAGATTCAg GCCACTATGCCTTCAAGCGAAAAGCATCCATCACGAGTGCCAATGTGGAAGGGTGTAAAACTTGCATATCTACTGATAGCAATGTGCTTATTCCCCCTTTCAATAGGAGGTTATTGGGCATACGGTCAAATG ATACCAGAAAACGGGGGCATGCTAACGGCCTTGTACTCGTTCCACGGGCATGACACGTCGCAATTTATTATAGGACTAACAAGCTTGTTCGTCATAATTAGTGCCGTGAGCTCGTTCCAAATCTACGGCATGCCAACGTTTGATGTCATGGAGTCCATGTACACTAGGAGGAAGAAGCAGGCATGCCCGTGGTGGCTCCGGGTAATTTTCCGAGCAAAGTTTGGATACATCATGTTCTTTGTGGCGGTGGCCCTGCCGTTCTTGGGAAGCCTGGCAGGTCTAATCGGAGGGATCGCGTTGCCAGTGACCTTAGCTTATCCATGTTTTATGTGGCTCAAGATTAAGAAGCCCAAGATGTACAGCCTAAGATGGTGGCTTAACTTGGGACTAGGGGTCCTTGGAATGGCATTAAGTGGGGTTGTGACAGCAGCTGGAGTGTATGTTGTAATTGAAACTGGTGTTAAGGTGAATTTCTTCAAGCCTCAGTAA